A window from Engraulis encrasicolus isolate BLACKSEA-1 chromosome 11, IST_EnEncr_1.0, whole genome shotgun sequence encodes these proteins:
- the LOC134458801 gene encoding E3 ubiquitin/ISG15 ligase TRIM25-like isoform X1 yields MAEASVWSEDEFSCPICLDLLKDVTTLPCGHSFCMACITDCWDQQDPKRVCTCPQCRQTFYPRPVLGRNTVLADVVDKLKRLGLKSTPAVHCYVGPGDVECDVCSGRKQKAVKSCLTCLASYCETHLRAHNDLNPGTRHKVIDTAGKVEDLICPDHDKLFELFCRTDQTCICMLCVMDTHRGHDTVSVAAERTEKQPEVGETQRKFQKIIKEKESHLQDLGSAVKTLQCSADAAVENSERIFTEMMDSIEKRCSEVTKLIRDQERADVSHAEELKETLEQEIAELKMKLTELEQFSQSANNIYFLKSFQSLCAFTTSDNPSACSVRTDVLFESVSDSCSMLKEKLQHELHQGLQDITKTGERITIFRTESETKQDSLECK; encoded by the exons ATGGCCGAAGCCAGCGTTTGGAGTGAGGATGAGTTCAGTTGTCCAATCTGCCTGGATCTGCTAAAGGATGTGACAACTTTACCCTGTGGACATAGTTTCTGTATGGCTTGTATCACAGACTGCTGGGATCAACAGGATCCAAAGCGAGTCTGCACCTGCCCACAGTGCAGACAGACCTTCTATCCAAGACCAGTCCTGGGCAGAAACACAGTCCTGGCTGACGTGGTGGACAAGCTGAAGCGCCTGGGACTCAAGTCTACACCGGCGGTCCACTGCTATGTTGGACCTGGAGACGTGGAGTGTGACGTCTGCTCTGGGAGAAAGCAGaaggctgtcaagtcctgtctgacATGCCTGGCATCTTACTGTGAAACTCACCTCAGAGCTCATAACGATCTCAACCCAGGCACAAGACACAAAGTGATTGATACTGCTGGTAAAGTAGAAGATCTCATCTGTCCTGATCATGATAAATTGTTTGAGCTCTTCTGTCGCACTGATCAGACATGCATATGCATGTTGTGTGTCATGGATACACACAGAGGACACGATACAGTTTCAGTTGCagcagagaggacagagaaacag ccaGAAGTGGGGGAAACTCAGAGAAAATTCCAAAAGATcatcaaagaaaaagaaagtcaTCTTCAAGACTTAGGAAGTGCTGTGAAAACGCTTCAA TGTTCTGCTGATGCGGCAGTGGAGAACAGTGAGAGGATCTTCACTGAGATGATGGACTCTATTGAGAAAAGATGCTCTGAGGTGACAAAGCTGATCAGAGATCAGGAGAGGGCTGATGTGAGTCATGCTGAAGAACTCAAGGAGACACTGGAACAGGAGATCGCAGAGCTGAAGATGAAACTGACTGAGCTGGAGCAGTTCTCACAAAGTGCAAATAACATCTATTTTCTCAAG AGTTTCCAGTCTCTGTGTGCCTTCACTACATCTGACAATCCATCTGCATGCTCAGTGCGAACAGATGTGCTTTTTGAGAGTGTGAGTGACAGCTGCTCAATGCTCAAAGAGAAGCTGCAGCATGAGCTCCACCAGGGACTGCAGGACATAACTAAAACTG GTGAACGAATCACCATTTTTAGAACCGAGTCTGAGACAAAGCAGGATTCCCTTGAATGTAAGTAA
- the LOC134458801 gene encoding E3 ubiquitin/ISG15 ligase TRIM25-like isoform X2: MAEASVWSEDEFSCPICLDLLKDVTTLPCGHSFCMACITDCWDQQDPKRVCTCPQCRQTFYPRPVLGRNTVLADVVDKLKRLGLKSTPAVHCYVGPGDVECDVCSGRKQKAVKSCLTCLASYCETHLRAHNDLNPGTRHKVIDTAGKVEDLICPDHDKLFELFCRTDQTCICMLCVMDTHRGHDTVSVAAERTEKQPEVGETQRKFQKIIKEKESHLQDLGSAVKTLQCSADAAVENSERIFTEMMDSIEKRCSEVTKLIRDQERADVSHAEELKETLEQEIAELKMKLTELEQFSQSANNIYFLKSFQSLCAFTTSDNPSACSVRTDVLFESVSDSCSMLKEKLQHELHQGLQDITKTGERITIFRTESETKQDSLE; the protein is encoded by the exons ATGGCCGAAGCCAGCGTTTGGAGTGAGGATGAGTTCAGTTGTCCAATCTGCCTGGATCTGCTAAAGGATGTGACAACTTTACCCTGTGGACATAGTTTCTGTATGGCTTGTATCACAGACTGCTGGGATCAACAGGATCCAAAGCGAGTCTGCACCTGCCCACAGTGCAGACAGACCTTCTATCCAAGACCAGTCCTGGGCAGAAACACAGTCCTGGCTGACGTGGTGGACAAGCTGAAGCGCCTGGGACTCAAGTCTACACCGGCGGTCCACTGCTATGTTGGACCTGGAGACGTGGAGTGTGACGTCTGCTCTGGGAGAAAGCAGaaggctgtcaagtcctgtctgacATGCCTGGCATCTTACTGTGAAACTCACCTCAGAGCTCATAACGATCTCAACCCAGGCACAAGACACAAAGTGATTGATACTGCTGGTAAAGTAGAAGATCTCATCTGTCCTGATCATGATAAATTGTTTGAGCTCTTCTGTCGCACTGATCAGACATGCATATGCATGTTGTGTGTCATGGATACACACAGAGGACACGATACAGTTTCAGTTGCagcagagaggacagagaaacag ccaGAAGTGGGGGAAACTCAGAGAAAATTCCAAAAGATcatcaaagaaaaagaaagtcaTCTTCAAGACTTAGGAAGTGCTGTGAAAACGCTTCAA TGTTCTGCTGATGCGGCAGTGGAGAACAGTGAGAGGATCTTCACTGAGATGATGGACTCTATTGAGAAAAGATGCTCTGAGGTGACAAAGCTGATCAGAGATCAGGAGAGGGCTGATGTGAGTCATGCTGAAGAACTCAAGGAGACACTGGAACAGGAGATCGCAGAGCTGAAGATGAAACTGACTGAGCTGGAGCAGTTCTCACAAAGTGCAAATAACATCTATTTTCTCAAG AGTTTCCAGTCTCTGTGTGCCTTCACTACATCTGACAATCCATCTGCATGCTCAGTGCGAACAGATGTGCTTTTTGAGAGTGTGAGTGACAGCTGCTCAATGCTCAAAGAGAAGCTGCAGCATGAGCTCCACCAGGGACTGCAGGACATAACTAAAACTG GTGAACGAATCACCATTTTTAGAACCGAGTCTGAGACAAAGCAGGATTCCCTTGAAT aa